The following are encoded in a window of Bacillus sp. SORGH_AS_0510 genomic DNA:
- a CDS encoding PBP1A family penicillin-binding protein codes for MLLAGVGAFLWIIKDAPKFDETLLKDPLSSQIYASDEKTVIAEVGTEKRDNININQIPDVLKNAVIATEDSNFYQHHGIDVKRTLAAIWTNITTGSSQGGSTITQQIVKNSFLTIDKTPKRKIQEWYLAVQFEKKYSKDQILEMYFNKNLYGSDVYGVAKAAERFFGLGPDQLNQLTLEQAALLAGIPQSPNNYIPTIEENLERAEKRRNMVLYYMNRHGYISKEKMEQAQSTPIEETLHIQQKSSNKYQAFVDTVIKEVQAKTNRNIFEDGLKIYTTLDPEIQQITEDVLSTNNYINYPDNDKLQSAIVILDTQTGAIKAIGGGRNYQTGGYNYATSIKRHPGSTIKPILDYGPAIEKFKWSTGHILKDEQYQYTNGTPIRNANRSYAGDKTIRDHLAWSRNIPALKAYQEVGADFATSFANSIGFPITDKQKANESNAIGAIDAASPLIMAGAYAAFGNGGYYIEPYTVTKIVSSDGTEENLASGKKKVMEDYTAFLITDMLRTVVDSGTGKMANISNLDLAGKTGTTSFDQSAISKYGLPENATRDAWFVGYTPQYTGAVWTGYPETKSSGDYLGTKSVDISKLVFKAILSRTATSTEKFKQPSSVERSGKEYYVKSGEKPAPPKPNSPTNVQASYDEASDNIQLSWDYTNENSPETTFEVSYTVDGQTTKLPTTSDMKAILQSPEKGKVYTFTIVAISDGATSDAATTSITIKETKELPSSPSNVKARYDKKSNSIEISWKDNKSDKQNVNYTITYTVNGNTQTLATISGTSATLSNPEPGQTYVFTVVTTNEAGSSEPASVSVTVDNTDVGADNGNNQDGAKDPNKVHP; via the coding sequence ATGCTTTTAGCAGGAGTGGGTGCTTTCTTATGGATCATCAAAGATGCTCCGAAGTTCGACGAAACCCTACTGAAAGATCCTTTATCGTCCCAAATATACGCTAGTGATGAGAAAACCGTCATTGCTGAGGTGGGGACGGAAAAAAGGGATAACATAAATATTAATCAGATACCAGATGTGCTTAAAAATGCTGTTATTGCAACGGAGGATTCCAATTTTTATCAGCATCATGGGATTGATGTGAAACGTACACTTGCTGCCATTTGGACAAATATAACAACAGGTTCTTCTCAAGGTGGAAGTACAATCACACAGCAAATTGTGAAAAATTCTTTCTTAACCATTGATAAGACGCCAAAAAGAAAGATTCAAGAATGGTATTTAGCTGTTCAATTTGAAAAAAAGTACAGCAAAGATCAAATTCTTGAAATGTATTTTAATAAAAATTTATATGGCAGTGATGTCTATGGAGTGGCAAAAGCAGCGGAACGATTCTTCGGATTAGGGCCAGATCAGTTAAATCAATTAACATTAGAACAAGCTGCCCTTCTTGCAGGGATTCCACAAAGTCCAAATAACTATATTCCTACTATTGAAGAGAATCTTGAACGGGCAGAAAAACGCAGAAATATGGTTCTTTACTATATGAATAGACATGGCTATATTTCTAAAGAGAAAATGGAACAAGCGCAAAGCACACCAATAGAAGAAACGTTACACATTCAGCAAAAATCATCAAATAAATACCAGGCGTTTGTTGATACTGTGATAAAAGAAGTTCAGGCAAAAACAAATAGGAATATTTTTGAAGATGGACTAAAAATCTATACAACCCTTGATCCAGAGATTCAACAAATTACAGAAGATGTCCTTTCAACCAATAATTATATTAACTATCCAGATAATGATAAATTGCAGTCAGCAATTGTCATTTTAGATACACAAACAGGTGCCATCAAAGCCATTGGTGGCGGAAGAAATTATCAAACGGGTGGATATAACTATGCAACTTCAATTAAACGCCATCCGGGTTCTACGATTAAACCAATTCTTGACTATGGTCCAGCTATTGAAAAATTCAAATGGTCAACGGGGCACATTTTAAAAGATGAGCAGTATCAATACACGAATGGTACCCCTATTCGAAATGCCAATCGTTCCTATGCAGGGGATAAAACTATAAGAGATCACCTAGCCTGGTCACGAAATATACCTGCCTTAAAAGCCTATCAAGAAGTTGGCGCAGATTTCGCCACAAGTTTTGCCAATAGCATTGGATTTCCGATAACAGATAAACAAAAAGCCAATGAATCTAATGCGATAGGGGCCATTGATGCTGCATCACCGTTAATTATGGCGGGAGCTTATGCGGCATTTGGAAATGGTGGTTACTATATTGAACCCTATACTGTTACAAAAATAGTATCTTCAGATGGAACAGAAGAAAATCTAGCATCTGGTAAAAAGAAAGTAATGGAAGATTATACTGCGTTTTTAATCACAGATATGTTACGTACTGTTGTGGATTCAGGAACAGGAAAAATGGCCAATATATCGAACCTTGATTTAGCTGGAAAAACAGGGACTACAAGCTTCGATCAGTCTGCCATCTCGAAATATGGTCTACCAGAAAATGCGACAAGAGATGCTTGGTTTGTAGGCTATACCCCACAATATACGGGGGCGGTTTGGACCGGTTACCCGGAAACTAAATCGTCAGGTGACTATTTAGGAACTAAAAGTGTAGATATCTCTAAGCTAGTGTTTAAAGCTATTCTTTCACGAACAGCTACGAGCACGGAGAAATTTAAACAACCAAGCAGTGTTGAAAGATCAGGCAAGGAGTATTACGTGAAAAGTGGTGAAAAGCCAGCACCACCTAAGCCTAATAGTCCGACAAACGTTCAAGCAAGCTATGATGAAGCATCGGATAATATTCAATTATCATGGGACTACACTAATGAAAATAGTCCGGAAACCACCTTTGAAGTTTCATATACAGTAGATGGACAAACAACCAAATTACCAACAACGAGTGACATGAAAGCCATTCTGCAAAGCCCAGAAAAAGGCAAAGTTTATACATTTACCATTGTTGCGATTTCAGATGGAGCAACAAGTGATGCCGCCACAACTTCAATAACAATTAAGGAAACAAAAGAGCTACCAAGCAGTCCAAGTAATGTAAAAGCTCGATATGATAAAAAGTCTAATAGTATTGAAATTAGTTGGAAAGACAATAAATCCGACAAACAGAATGTTAACTATACCATCACATATACGGTGAACGGTAATACACAAACACTAGCCACCATATCTGGAACCAGTGCAACGTTGAGCAACCCGGAACCAGGTCAAACCTATGTCTTTACTGTAGTAACAACGAACGAGGCAGGTAGTAGCGAACCAGCATCAGTTTCTGTTACGGTTGATAATACGGACGTTGGTGCCGACAATGGGAATAATCAAGATGGGGCAAAGGATCCGAATAAAGTACATCCTTAA
- a CDS encoding GNAT family N-acetyltransferase: MLRTERCELNPISEQDYESILMLYMDEDVRKFLDGTVDEISFSIRFQMMLESNHYWTVRLKETNEFIGLVCLDTGHDRINTEIGYQFLPAFWGKGYAKEVIEKVIEYGFHSLELTTIVAETPTLNERACRLLKKVGMKFEKTLKRFGSDRSMFSIQKGAWHRVNLV; encoded by the coding sequence ATGTTAAGGACAGAGCGATGTGAGTTAAATCCTATTTCTGAACAGGACTATGAATCCATATTGATGTTGTATATGGACGAAGATGTACGTAAGTTCCTTGATGGGACAGTTGATGAGATATCGTTTAGTATAAGATTTCAGATGATGTTAGAGTCCAATCATTATTGGACCGTTAGACTGAAAGAGACGAATGAATTCATTGGCTTAGTGTGCTTAGATACAGGCCATGACCGAATCAACACAGAGATTGGCTATCAATTTTTGCCTGCTTTTTGGGGCAAGGGGTATGCAAAAGAAGTGATCGAGAAGGTTATCGAATATGGCTTTCATTCCCTTGAGTTAACAACCATCGTTGCTGAAACACCAACTCTTAATGAACGGGCCTGCAGGCTGTTAAAAAAAGTGGGGATGAAATTTGAAAAAACACTAAAGAGGTTTGGCAGCGACCGGTCCATGTTTAGTATACAGAAGGGGGCTTGGCATCGGGTAAATTTGGTTTAG
- a CDS encoding DNA/RNA non-specific endonuclease encodes MFESKSVQKAILSKRGKRKLAFLVSMCLVFVIALGNVFIPRTQAAVGTNIVISEIYGGGGNGGASYKNDYIELYNPTNSSVNLSGWTVQYASGTGTFSSITNLTGSIGAHQYYLIKEASGGGGTVDLPTADVTGTINLSASSGKVALAKVTTSVSGSTDSNVVDFVGFGSANDSETTPVGTLSNTTSAERKDNNSGTVQGQGNGWDTNNNANDLVITSNSDPQNSSSPAEPAIGVDNDNMGLGNPSGATSDVSNSNNYLMTKPQYTLSYNNSKHEPNWVSWHLGSSDLGSTPRQDNFRADTALPTGWYRVTSTEFSGSGFDRGHMCPSEDRTASVDNNSATFLMTNMIPQAPKNNEVTWASLESYSRKLVSAGNELYIISGGYGSGGTGSNGYMTTVGNGVVVPAKTWKVIVVLPNGNNDVSRVTTSTRVIAVLMPNDQTASSQPWGYYRVSVDTIESLTGYNFLSSVSTNIQSTIEANVDNGPTN; translated from the coding sequence ATGTTTGAAAGCAAATCGGTACAAAAAGCCATTTTATCGAAGAGAGGCAAGAGAAAGTTAGCCTTCCTTGTAAGTATGTGTTTGGTGTTTGTAATTGCTTTAGGGAATGTATTTATTCCACGTACGCAAGCAGCCGTAGGAACAAATATTGTGATTAGTGAGATTTATGGTGGAGGCGGAAATGGTGGTGCTTCCTACAAAAATGATTATATTGAACTCTATAATCCTACTAATTCCAGTGTTAACTTATCCGGGTGGACGGTCCAATATGCATCTGGAACGGGTACTTTCAGTAGCATTACAAATTTAACAGGAAGCATTGGTGCCCATCAATACTACTTGATTAAAGAAGCAAGCGGTGGTGGAGGAACGGTTGATTTACCGACTGCTGATGTAACAGGTACCATAAACTTAAGTGCGAGTAGTGGAAAAGTTGCTCTAGCTAAGGTCACTACCTCGGTTTCAGGTTCAACAGATTCAAATGTTGTGGATTTTGTAGGCTTTGGTTCTGCCAACGATTCAGAAACTACTCCAGTTGGGACTCTTTCCAATACGACAAGTGCAGAACGCAAAGACAACAACAGTGGCACAGTTCAAGGTCAAGGTAATGGTTGGGATACAAATAATAATGCCAATGACTTGGTAATCACAAGCAACTCGGATCCTCAAAATTCATCTTCTCCTGCTGAACCAGCAATAGGCGTTGATAATGATAATATGGGATTAGGGAATCCAAGTGGTGCTACATCTGATGTATCCAATTCTAATAATTATTTAATGACGAAGCCGCAATATACTCTTTCATACAATAATAGCAAACACGAGCCGAATTGGGTTAGCTGGCATTTAGGTTCATCTGATCTTGGAAGCACTCCGCGTCAAGATAACTTCCGTGCGGATACAGCACTTCCGACAGGATGGTATCGAGTAACATCCACTGAATTTTCGGGCAGCGGATTCGACAGGGGACACATGTGCCCCTCAGAAGACCGAACAGCTTCTGTTGATAACAATTCTGCAACGTTTCTTATGACCAATATGATTCCTCAAGCTCCTAAAAACAACGAGGTTACTTGGGCAAGTCTAGAATCCTATTCTCGAAAACTGGTTTCAGCCGGAAACGAATTGTATATTATTTCTGGAGGTTACGGAAGTGGGGGTACCGGTTCAAATGGATATATGACGACTGTAGGAAATGGAGTTGTTGTGCCCGCTAAAACATGGAAGGTGATCGTCGTATTACCTAATGGGAATAATGATGTTAGCCGTGTAACAACTTCTACTAGGGTAATAGCTGTGTTGATGCCGAATGACCAAACAGCTTCTAGTCAACCTTGGGGCTACTATAGAGTAAGCGTAGATACGATCGAGTCTTTGACAGGTTATAACTTCCTTTCTTCTGTATCAACAAACATCCAAAGTACCATCGAAGCCAATGTTGACAATGGTCCTACGAATTAA
- a CDS encoding DUF4362 domain-containing protein, translating to MKILKNTIGLILISILLFGCGNYNPSDDDVVDLHGEITNFNKFQQFLNNIKLGNKQKIRVVRYTNEGDPLIHDLEYDGKKIISTIDTTRDEFGEQKIDTTSCKSIDIKEEENRIEYVLLGCKNTKRQNTILILRN from the coding sequence ATGAAAATATTAAAAAATACTATTGGTTTGATTTTAATTTCAATCCTTTTATTTGGTTGTGGGAATTACAATCCATCCGATGATGATGTAGTGGATTTACATGGGGAAATTACTAATTTTAATAAATTTCAGCAATTTTTAAATAATATAAAACTAGGTAACAAGCAAAAAATTAGAGTTGTAAGATATACAAATGAAGGGGACCCTCTTATACACGATCTCGAGTATGACGGAAAAAAAATAATTTCAACAATCGACACTACAAGAGATGAGTTTGGGGAACAAAAAATAGATACGACCTCCTGTAAATCAATAGATATAAAGGAGGAAGAAAATAGAATTGAGTATGTATTATTGGGATGCAAAAATACAAAAAGACAAAATACAATATTAATTTTACGGAATTAA
- the brnQ gene encoding branched-chain amino acid transport system II carrier protein: MNRLTSKEILLISLMLFSMLFGAGNLIFPAYLGQAAGESVWQAVTGFIISDVGLTVLAFIAIAKSGTFEALTNRVHPIFALLFPMAIYLSIGPGLAIPRAGSLAYEMGVKPFLPNAIESSPIALLIYTTVFFSIVFWFAKSPSKLVDRFGKILTPSLLVLILIVFIKAVFTDLSSFKEATLSYKENPISQGFLDGYQTMDSIGALIYGIIFTNIFKSKKITKQSLQVKYLAIFGLICGLLLSICYFIIGYLGASASMPGKVDNGAIVLSTVLQQLFGQSGTIVLGLIFTLACLCVCIGLITSCAQYFSNIFPKLSYIKWAIFLCVISGFVANLGLSQILKVSIPVLSLVYPMAISLIILGLVHERLPFNNRPVYFMTIGLVGLFSLIEIFNSTFLNGLYSDLLSNVPLQNEGFGWVIPGLLGLIIGSIFEKLMGNEEPTVKKAA, translated from the coding sequence TTGAATAGATTAACCAGTAAAGAAATCCTGTTAATTAGCTTAATGTTATTTTCAATGTTATTCGGTGCAGGAAATTTAATTTTTCCAGCCTATTTGGGACAGGCTGCTGGAGAAAGTGTGTGGCAAGCAGTTACAGGGTTTATTATTTCTGATGTGGGTCTTACAGTATTAGCTTTTATAGCAATTGCAAAATCAGGAACATTTGAAGCATTAACTAATAGAGTTCATCCTATTTTTGCTTTACTATTCCCCATGGCTATTTATTTATCAATAGGACCTGGACTTGCCATTCCACGTGCAGGCAGTCTTGCCTATGAAATGGGAGTAAAGCCCTTTTTACCAAATGCAATAGAGTCTTCACCTATCGCACTTTTGATTTATACAACTGTATTTTTTAGTATTGTCTTTTGGTTTGCAAAATCGCCATCTAAATTAGTAGACAGATTTGGAAAGATTTTAACACCTTCTTTATTAGTTTTAATCTTGATCGTTTTTATCAAGGCTGTATTTACTGATTTATCTAGCTTTAAAGAAGCTACATTATCTTATAAAGAGAATCCCATCTCTCAAGGATTTTTAGATGGATATCAAACTATGGATTCCATCGGTGCGTTAATTTACGGAATTATATTTACCAATATTTTTAAGAGTAAAAAAATAACCAAGCAATCATTACAAGTAAAATATTTAGCGATATTTGGCCTTATTTGCGGTCTGCTCTTATCTATTTGTTATTTTATTATTGGGTACTTAGGAGCTTCCGCTTCAATGCCAGGAAAAGTAGATAATGGAGCGATCGTTTTAAGTACTGTATTACAGCAATTGTTCGGACAGAGTGGAACAATTGTTTTAGGATTAATTTTTACACTTGCTTGTTTATGTGTTTGTATAGGATTAATCACATCTTGTGCTCAATATTTTTCGAATATTTTCCCGAAATTATCTTATATAAAATGGGCAATCTTTTTATGTGTGATCAGTGGTTTTGTAGCAAATCTTGGTCTCTCTCAAATTTTAAAAGTATCCATCCCAGTGCTGAGCTTAGTGTATCCAATGGCAATTTCATTAATCATTTTAGGTCTAGTACATGAGAGATTACCTTTTAATAACCGCCCCGTATATTTCATGACAATCGGCCTTGTCGGTCTATTTAGCTTAATTGAAATATTCAATTCCACATTTTTAAATGGTTTATATTCAGATTTATTATCAAATGTTCCTTTGCAAAATGAGGGATTCGGCTGGGTGATTCCTGGTTTACTTGGTTTAATAATAGGAAGCATTTTTGAAAAATTAATGGGTAATGAGGAACCGACTGTTAAGAAAGCAGCATAA